TATAGAAACTTACAAAAATATATTGGTGAAATTTGCAGAGTCTTATTCAAAATAAATAATTCATAAAGTATGGATCTCTAGAAATAAGAGTATTCATACTTTTAATTTTTATATTTTCGACGCTTTAACAGAATAAGCAGATTTATATATTGAATATTCACAATATTAAAACGATATGATATTCTATATCTACTTGAAAGGGGTTACAACAAAATATAGACAAAGGGGAGATTTTATGAATTTAGCAATTTTAGGCTTTATCATGATTGTCGTCTTTATGATTTTAATCATGAGCAGGAAAATGTCTGCGTTAGTTGCACTCATCGTAGTTCCAGTAGTCTTCGGCTTGATTGGGGGATTTTATTCAAGCTTAGGTAAAGATATATTGGAAGGTTTGACTACTGTAGCACCTACCGGGATTATGTTAATTTTTGCAATACTCTATTTTGGGGTCATGATTGATGCAGGATTATTCAATCCTATCATCAGCATAATTATGAAAGGTGTTAAAGGTGACCCAGTTAAAATCACTATCGGCACAGTTGCTTTAGCTTCAATTGTAGCGCTGGACGGGGACGGCACAACAACTTTTATTATTACAGTAACAGCAATGATGCCGCTTTATAAGAAAATGGGGATGAACCTATACATATTATCTACTTTAGCGTTGCTCTCAATCGGAGTCATGAATATGACACCATGGGGAGGACCGACAGCCCGCGCGATTTCTTCACTGCAATTAACGACTGAAGAAGTTTTCACACCTCTGATTCCAGTTATGGTTGCAGGTATCCTTTTTGCCTTCTTCGCTGCCTATGTTTTAGGTCTCAGAGAAAGAAAAAGAATCGGCATTCAGAATCATCTTTCACTCACGTTAGATGAAATGAACAATGCGAATGGAACAAATGAAGAGGATAAAGAATTATTGAGACCGAAATTAACGATAATCAATACGATTTTAACAATTGCCTTGTTAAGTGCTTTGATTACAAGTTTCTTACCTATTCCGGTACTCTTCATGCTTGGTTTTGCAGTAGCATTGATTATCAACTATCCGCATTTGAATATACAATCTGAGATTATTAAACGCCATGCAGGCAATGTATTAGCGGTGGTAAGTTTAGTTTTCGCTTCAGGCGTATTCACAGGTGTCATGAGTGGAACTAAAATGGTGGACGCAATGGCCAGTTCATTAGTAAATATTGTACCAGATGCTATGGGAAATCATTTTGCATTAATCACGGCCATTTTAAGTATGCCATTTACCTACTTCATGGCAAATGATCCTTTCTATTACGGTATTCTGCCTATTCTTGCAGAATCTGCACATCAATTCGGGATTTCTAAAGCCATGATGGCAAGAGCTTCTATTTTAGGTCAGCCTTTGCATGTGCTAAGTCCATTATATGCGGCCGGTTATTTATTGGTAGGTATGCTCGGTATCGATTATGGTACTAATCAGAAAGTTGTAATGAAGTGGGCAATCGGCTCTTCATTGTTTATGATCTTAGTGGCTGGTTTAATAGGAATTATTACATTTTAAATTAAAAAGGAACACATAAGGTGGTAATTGCAATTTAAAGAATTACCATCTTTTTATTTGTCAAACAATTCCGAAAAATGATACCGTATTGCTAATTAAACAAAAATGAGGGAGGTAATAGTATGCAACAACAATCAAAATGGAGACCCTATATTTTAACAATAATAGGTGCAGCTTGTTGGGGAGTAATCGGGTTGTTTATTCAACCACTGTATGACAGAGGGTTTACAGCTTGGGATGTGGTTACTATTCGAGGAGTATTGACGTTTATTTTTTTAATAGTTTTTATGCTGGCATCAAATCCGAAATCTTTGAAAAC
Above is a genomic segment from Staphylococcus piscifermentans containing:
- a CDS encoding CitMHS family transporter; the protein is MNLAILGFIMIVVFMILIMSRKMSALVALIVVPVVFGLIGGFYSSLGKDILEGLTTVAPTGIMLIFAILYFGVMIDAGLFNPIISIIMKGVKGDPVKITIGTVALASIVALDGDGTTTFIITVTAMMPLYKKMGMNLYILSTLALLSIGVMNMTPWGGPTARAISSLQLTTEEVFTPLIPVMVAGILFAFFAAYVLGLRERKRIGIQNHLSLTLDEMNNANGTNEEDKELLRPKLTIINTILTIALLSALITSFLPIPVLFMLGFAVALIINYPHLNIQSEIIKRHAGNVLAVVSLVFASGVFTGVMSGTKMVDAMASSLVNIVPDAMGNHFALITAILSMPFTYFMANDPFYYGILPILAESAHQFGISKAMMARASILGQPLHVLSPLYAAGYLLVGMLGIDYGTNQKVVMKWAIGSSLFMILVAGLIGIITF